In Oryza brachyantha chromosome 1, ObraRS2, whole genome shotgun sequence, the following are encoded in one genomic region:
- the LOC102708202 gene encoding DCC family protein At1g52590, chloroplastic isoform X2 yields the protein MATVVCCYRSLSGPPLHRRRVVLPPPPPAQLRTAAGGGQQQRRRRPSLQLQVAATAAGGGRAESVKEATDAEFFRPADTRPIMLFDGVCNLCNGGVRFVREHDPNRYIPLQSESGRKLLQRSGRAPDDISSVVLVEKDRSYIKSEAVLRIMEYLNLPFPQLATFLKVVPLFLRDFAYDNVADNRYTVFGRSESESCEIL from the exons ATGGCGACCGTCGTCTGCTGCTACCGCTCGCTCTCCGGCCCgccgctccaccgccggcgcgtcgtgctgccgccgccgccgccggcgcagctGCGAACTGCAGCGGGCGgagggcagcagcagcggcggcggaggccgagcttgcagttgcaggtggctgcgacggcggccggcggcgggcgggcggagtCCGTGAAGGAGGCCACCGACGCCGAGTTCTTCCGGCCGGCCGACACCAGGCCCATCATGCTCTTCGACG GCGTGTGCAACCTCTGCAACGGCGGCGTCCGGTTCGTGCGGGAGCATGATCCCAACAG GTATATTCCGCTGCAGAGCGAGTCCGGGAGGAAGCTCCTGCAGAGGTCAGGGCGAGCCCCTGATGACATCTCCAGTGTTGTTCTTGTCGAGAAGGACAG GTCCTACATCAAGTCTGAAGCAGTGTTGAGGATAATGGAGTATCTCAACCTGCCTTTCCCTCAGCTAGCCACTTTCCTCAAGGTTGTCCCTCT GTTCCTGAGGGACTTCGCGTACGACAATGTTGCAGACAACCGGTACACAGTATTTGGCCGCTCTGAGTCGGAGTCATGTGAGATATTGTAA
- the LOC102708202 gene encoding DCC family protein At1g52590, chloroplastic isoform X1 codes for MATVVCCYRSLSGPPLHRRRVVLPPPPPAQLRTAAGGGQQQRRRRPSLQLQVAATAAGGGRAESVKEATDAEFFRPADTRPIMLFDGVCNLCNGGVRFVREHDPNRSIRYIPLQSESGRKLLQRSGRAPDDISSVVLVEKDRSYIKSEAVLRIMEYLNLPFPQLATFLKVVPLFLRDFAYDNVADNRYTVFGRSESESCEIL; via the exons ATGGCGACCGTCGTCTGCTGCTACCGCTCGCTCTCCGGCCCgccgctccaccgccggcgcgtcgtgctgccgccgccgccgccggcgcagctGCGAACTGCAGCGGGCGgagggcagcagcagcggcggcggaggccgagcttgcagttgcaggtggctgcgacggcggccggcggcgggcgggcggagtCCGTGAAGGAGGCCACCGACGCCGAGTTCTTCCGGCCGGCCGACACCAGGCCCATCATGCTCTTCGACG GCGTGTGCAACCTCTGCAACGGCGGCGTCCGGTTCGTGCGGGAGCATGATCCCAACAG AAGCATCAGGTATATTCCGCTGCAGAGCGAGTCCGGGAGGAAGCTCCTGCAGAGGTCAGGGCGAGCCCCTGATGACATCTCCAGTGTTGTTCTTGTCGAGAAGGACAG GTCCTACATCAAGTCTGAAGCAGTGTTGAGGATAATGGAGTATCTCAACCTGCCTTTCCCTCAGCTAGCCACTTTCCTCAAGGTTGTCCCTCT GTTCCTGAGGGACTTCGCGTACGACAATGTTGCAGACAACCGGTACACAGTATTTGGCCGCTCTGAGTCGGAGTCATGTGAGATATTGTAA
- the LOC102710628 gene encoding uncharacterized protein At2g34160-like produces MAVEEVTEGVRNLTVEGDAAGAAAGEGAVRRAAGSSSNRIQVSNTKKPLFFYVNLAKRYMQQHGDVELSALGMAIATVVTVAEILKNNGFAVEKKIRTSTVEINDESRVRPLQKAKIEIVLGKSEKFDELMAAAAEEREAAEAEEQA; encoded by the exons atggcggtggaggaggtcACCGAGGGCGTGAGGAACCTCACCGTGGAGGGGGACgccgccggggcggcggcgggtgaggGGGCTGTGAGGAGGGCGGCCGGGAGCAGCAGCAACCGCATCCAGGTGTCCAACACGAAGAAGCCCCTCTTCTTCTATGTCAACCTCGCCAAG AGGTACATGCAGCAGCACGGCGATGTCGAGCTCTCGGCTCTCGGGATGG CCATTGCAACAGTTGTGACCGTTGCGGAGATTCTTAAGAACAACGGGTTTGCCGTTGAAAAGA AGATTAGAACGTCTACAGTGGAAATAAACGATGAATCAAGAGTTCGCCCGCTCCAAAAGGCTAAG ATTGAGATAGTTTTAGGAAAGAGCGAGAAATTTGACGAGCTGATGGCTGCCGCAGCGGAAGAGAGGGAAGCTGCCGAAGCTGAGGAGCAGGCCTGA